A genomic stretch from Aedes albopictus strain Foshan chromosome 2, AalbF5, whole genome shotgun sequence includes:
- the LOC109433560 gene encoding zinc finger protein 90: MDHQTIAPFEMHKVCRLCLQQLQPGSLVDLFTPNFSIRPSEMIARCASVEIYEKDGLPGAICNDCFYKLGIAFEFRNRCESSDQKLRSYVREQHDGCRPVSSVVPAVAKDDEIYAAMSEIFGDEEEPIGSKSLEVLSECKSDVLLETTKTHRNAKKVEPMKKRAQLDELLVKHRAKLKEEGRQVNIFRQKKSSKKTEQKDSKRGTLLKEPEHCVTCGKTFNYSGYLLAHQRIHTGEKPFVCQICNRRFAQSGNLQLHLRIHNNERKFQCEICSKLFRTSSNLHAHRKTHSEERNFPCSLCERAFRTAQELKNHSETHNAIKSYVCQLCDDRKAFQKQSYLNSHVKTVHIGVKRHRCQDCGKIFSNSSNLIAHRRVHSGDRPYNCKECDAKFTQSPALLRHIKAKHRPKPAEPVIQEEITDEVLEPSVDVDENASLDSATSSELSVATSLIENHSGYNMPYMPTYVPSQPQHLQHQMPPSHHHLASSSAMQMPPTASGGNMYASSDPYQYPAAANPSAMQAHHYPTQQHLDVGGGYDMCYTMPAHTVLNPSLMNSQPTYIFDQ, from the exons ATGGATCACCAAACTATCGCTCCATTCGAGATGCATAAAGTATGCCGATTGTGTTTGCAGCAACTTCAACCCGGTTCCCTGGTGGATCTGTTCACCCCCAACTTTTCCATCCGTCCGTCGGAGATGATTGCTCGGTGCGCTTCGGTTGAAATCTACGAAAAAGACGGCCTACCGGGTGCAATCTGCAATGACTGTTTCTATAAGTTGGGCATTGCATTCGAGTTCCGGAATCGGTGCGAAAGTTCCGATCAAAAGCTACGGAGTTACGTGCGAGAACAGCACGATGGCTGTCGGCCGGTCTCGTCGGTGGTGCCCGCAGTGGCCAAAGATGACGAGATTTACGCTGCCATGAGTGAGATTTTCGGCGACGAGGAGGAACCGATTGGAAGTAAAAGCTTGGAAGTGCTTTCCGAGTGCAAATCCGATGTGCTTCTCGAAACTACAAAGACTCACAGGAATGCCAAAAAAGTGGAACCGATGAAAAAGCGAGCCCAGCTGGATGAGCTGTTGGTGAAGCATAGAGCAAAACTGAAGGAAGAAGGCAGACAAGTGAATATCTTCCGACAAAAGAAATCTTCGAAAAAGACTGAACAAAAAGATTCTAAAAGAGGAACGCTGCTAAAAGAACCGGAACATTGTGTCACCTGTGGTAAAACATTCAATTACAGTGGATATCTGCTTGCACATCAGAGGATTCACACGGGGGAGAAGCCATTTGTGTGTCAG ATTTGTAATCGTCGGTTTGCTCAATCAGGAAATTTGCAGTTACATCTACGGATTCACAATAACGAGCGCAAGTTTCAGTGTGAGATATGCAGTAAGCTTTTCAGGACATCCAGCAATCTGCATGCCCACAGGAAGACACACTCGGAGGAAAGGAATTTTCCCTGCTCGCTATGTGAGCGAGCTTTTCGAACGGCTCAGGAGCTTAAAAACCACTCAGAGACACACAACGCGATCAAAAGTTATGTTTGTCAGCTCTGTGATGATCGTAAGGCATTTCAAAAGCAATCATATCTGAATAGCCATGTCAAAACAGTTCACATTGGTGTTAAACGACATCGTTGCCAGGATTGCGGTAAAATTTTCTCCAACAGTTCCAACCTGATTGCCCACCGGAGGGTGCACAGCGGCGATAGACCTTACAATTGCAAAGAGTGTGATGCAAAGTTTACCCAATCCCCGGCTCTACTGAGACACATCAAAGCCAAGCACCGACCAAAGCCAGCAGAACCTGTCATACAGGAGGAAATCACAGACGAAGTGCTGGAACCATCCGTTGATGTAGATGAGAATGCTTCCTTGGATAGCGCTACCAGTTCTGAACTATCCGTTGCCACTTCGTTGATTGAGAACCATTCCGGCTACAATATGCCCTATATGCCGACGTACGTGCCATCACAACCGCAACATCTGCAACACCAAATGCCACCTAGTCATCACCATTTGGCTTCGTCTTCCGCCATGCAGATGCCTCCAACGGCCTCCGGTGGTAACATGTATGCCTCATCCGATCCCTATCAGTATCCTGCTGCGGCAAACCCATCAGCTATGCAAGCCCATCACTATCCGACGCAGCAGCATTTGGATGTTGGCGGAGGCTACGACATGTGTTACACTATGCCCGCCCATACGGTGCTTAATCCAAGCCTGATGAATTCGCAACCGACTTACATCTtcgatcaataa
- the LOC109425233 gene encoding solute carrier family 25 member 3-like translates to MVPTNSSTCALPEAEFFADIALSPLEAAEVKIQYAPSYSQDDGLVLLHTTCRLHLKRVAGCCIRCWLHFLFCAVVSDPAHIDVSKLNQAKGFSAIDVAKTLEFMGTWPSLKPRIIIDTLTVLQWFIYDAVKVARNIPRTSQKCQNR, encoded by the exons ATGGTTCCAACGAATTCTTCGACTTGTGCACTCCCGGag GCCGAATTTTTCGCCGACATCGCCCTGTCGCCGCTGGAGGCCGCAGAGGTGAAGATCCAATATGCGCCAAGCTATTCCCAAGATGATGGTCTGGTCCTACT CCACACCACGTGCCGTTTGCATCTAAAGCGAGTAGCTGGTTGTTGCATTCGCTGTTGGTTACACTTCCTGTTCTGCGCCGTTGTGTCTGACCCAGCTCATATTGACGTGTCTAAGCTGAACCAGGCCAAGGGATTCAGTGCCATCGATGTAGCCAAGACGCTAGAATTCATGGGCACATGGCCCAGTCTGAAACCCCGCATCATCATCGATACACTGACCGTCCTACAGTGGTTTATATACGACGCAGTCAAGGTCGCCCGGAATATACCCCGGACATCACAAAAATGCCAGAATCGCTGA
- the LOC109430137 gene encoding hsc70-interacting protein 1: MACPIDPAELKKLKIFVDLCAAQPQLLNLPQLSFFKSFIEKLGGKVPEGQPEFGGAQPKPEEAKKEQEKEPEEKKEESDPESDVELDMEGCVEPDNEPEQPMGDASKEPSEDDIDKANELRSKAAAAYSEQNFEDAVKLFTEAIELNPRSALYHAKRGQAYLKLSKPNACIRDCTRALEINPDSATAYKFRGRANRLLGKWEEAAKDLRQACKLDYDEEADEWLKEVTPNAKKIEQHKLKMERRRQEKELRERQERVRKAQEANRKAAEEKARGDGGDGDDGDDFFSGAGGGAGAEDILNAFKDPEVAAALQDIMANPSNIGKYQNNPKVMNLVTKIASQTSQAGGFPGFGGAPGGAGGFPGGFSGAGGFPGAGAGAGGFPGFGGAPTGGPKTTDDLD; this comes from the coding sequence ATGGCGTGCCCGATTGATCCGGCCGAGCTGAAGAAGCTGAAAATTTTCGTCGACCTGTGCGCGGCTCAGCCGCAACTATTGAATCTACCTCAGCTGAGCTTCTTCAAGAGCTTCATTGAGAAGCTGGGTGGTAAGGTCCCTGAGGGTCAGCCAGAGTTTGGTGGTGCCCAGCCCAAACCGGAAGAAGCGAAAAAAGAACAAGAAAAAGAGCCCGAAGAGAAGAAGGAAGAGTCTGATCCGGAATCGGACGTCGAACTGGACATGGAAGGATGTGTTGAACCGGATAACGAACCGGAACAACCGATGGGTGACGCTTCGAAGGAACCCAGTGAAGACGACATCGATAAGGCAAATGAGCTGCGATCGAAGGCAGCAGCGGCATATTCGGAGCAAAATTTCGAGGATGCGGTCAAATTGTTTACGGAAGCGATTGAGTTGAATCCGAGAAGCGCGCTGTATCACGCAAAACGCGGACAAGCCTACCTGAAGCTTTCGAAACCGAATGCCTGTATTCGGGATTGTACACGGGCATTAGAGATCAACCCGGATTCTGCTACGGCTTACAAGTTCCGTGGACGAGCTAATCGTCTCTTGGGCAAGTGGGAAGAAGCTGCCAAGGACCTGCGCCAGGCCTGCAAGCTAGATTACGACGAGGAAGCTGATGAATGGCTGAAGGAAGTCACTCCGAATGCGAAGAAAATCGAGCAGCATAAGCTGAAAATGGAGCGACGTCGTCAGGAGAAGGAGCTCCGTGAAAGACAGGAGCGCGTCCGGAAGGCACAGGAGGCCAATCGAAAGGCTGCAGAAGAGAAGGCCCGCGGAGACGGTGGTGACGGAGACGACGGTGATGATTTCTTCAGCGGCGCAGGAGGAGGTGCTGGAGCTGAAGACATTTTGAATGCCTTcaaggatccggaagtggccgcTGCTCTGCAGGACATCATGGCCAATCCGAGCAACATCGGCAAGTACCAAAACAATCCTAAGGTTATGAATCTGGTAACGAAGATCGCTTCCCAAACGTCCCAAGCGGGCGGTTTTCCGGGTTTCGGTGGTGCCCCGGGAGGCGCCGGCGGGTTCCCTGGTGGTTTTTCGGGTGCCGGTGGCTTCCCCGGGGCTGGGGCTGGCGCAGGTGGCTTCCCAGGATTTGGCGGTGCTCCCACTGGCGGGCCCAAAACCACTGACGACCTAGATTaa